TCTTAGTTTTTATCATCCTTTTTTAGAAGAGCAAGTTGAATTTAGAAGTGAATTACCAAAGGATATGATCGATTATATTGAGAAAGAAAGAAAAGAGGGATAAGTATGGCTGAAAACCTGGTGAAATCTCATAAAGAAGAGCAGATCATCCAGCTCCTAAATAGTCAAAGAGCACGACAATTTAGGGAAGCATATTTAGATCTCCACGTCTACGAACAAGCCCAGATCTTTACTGAATTAAATAAACAACAACGTGCGAGGCTTTATCGCTATTTAACGGCTAATGAAGTTGGGGATATGTTTGATGCGATCGAAGATGAACCAGAAGAAGTTGTTAAATATTTTGAAGAAATGACGCCACAATATGCCGCCAATGTGATCGACGAAATGTATACTGATAATGCGGTCGATATTTTAGCGCACGTCCCGAAAAAAGATCTGGCCAGCTATTTGCGGTTGATCCCGCAAGAAAAAGCGGCTGAGATCCGTGAAATGTTACACTACGAAGATAAAACAGCTGGGGCGATCATGTCGACAGAATATGTCGAGATCTTAGGCAACCAGACTGTTCGTTCGGCAATGCATGTTGTCAAACGTGAAGCAAGTGATGCCGAAACGATCTACTATGTTTATGTCGTTTCGGCTGAAAATAAGTTACTCGGAGTCTTGACTTTACGGGATCTTTTGATAAATGCTGATGATGTCATGATCACTGATATTATGACGACACCAGTTATGTCAGTTAAAGTTTCAGATGATCAAGCCGAAGTTGCACAGACGATCCGTGATTATAATTTCTTAGCGATCCCTGTGACGGATTATGAAGGTAAATTGATCGGGATCATCAACGTTGACGACATCATTGATGTTATCGATGAAGAATCGGCTGAAGATTACTCTGGATTGGCTGCTGTTGATACTGAAGAGGATTCAGATAATCCTTTAAAAGCGGCTGCGAATCGCTTGCCGTGGCTGATCGTCTTATTATTGTTAGGGATGTCGACAACGACTTTGATCTCGCATTATGAAGGCATGATCAGTCAAGCTAGTATTTTAGCGATCTTTGTAACTTCGATCACGGGGACAGCTGGGAACGCTGGTACGCAAAGTTTGGCGGTCGCAGTACGACGTTTGGCGAGTCGAGATGAAAATCAACCTTCTGTTTATCGGCAATTTTTGATCGAACTACTGACAGGATTAGTGACAGGACTAGTGACTGGACTAGCGATTTTTCTGATCGTTGGTTTTTGGAAGCAAAACTTTTTACTAGGTTTTGTGATCGGGATGGCCATGATGTGTGCGATCACAGTTGCTAATTTAGCAGGGAGTTTTATTCCTAATTTGATGGATAAGATCGGGGTCGATCCTGCGGTTGCCTCGGGACCGTTTATTTCGACTTTAAGTGACTTGACTTCAGTCTTGATCTATTTTAATATCGCAAAACTCTTTATGCGCTTCTTTATGGGACAATAACTTATAAAATGGGGGAAATATGATCTTTTTTATTTTATTTTTTTTAATGGCGACTGGTTGGTTTATTTTTACGATGGTTCATGAAAGACGCTCTCTTTTAGCAGGTGCCTCTTTTACAGCTTGTTTATTCAGCAGTGCACTTCTTGCAGTCGCGATCGCTTTTCAATATAGTCAGTTTATTTCAGAACAGCGCTGGCTTGTATTTTTGCTGGCGGTTTTGATCGTTATCGTCGTTTTTTGTGGCATGATCTGGCCCTTTGCTTTGATCGTTGTCTTTTTCTATAACGGGATCAAAATGGTCTTAAAAGAGGGGACGAATTTAAGAAATTTGCTATCACTAGGCTTTGGTGTTTTGATCATTGCTTACTTGTTCATTTGGCCGTTTGTCGGGCATTTGAGTGATAAAACGATCTGGCGTTACACCTATGCCTATCTTGGAACATTAGCGCTATATTTGATCGCGATCATGCTGATGTATACGGTGACTTTAGTTTTGAACTTGATCAATTTGCGTCCGAAAAAGCTTGATTATATCGTTGTTTTAGGGGCGGGATTAAATGGGAAGAAAGTTAGTCCGCTACTTGGAGCTCGGATCGATAGAGCGCTTGAGATCTATCATCGCTATCCAGGTATAAAATTGATCATGTCTGGTGGTCAAGGGGCTGATGAAGTTATCTCTGAAGCAGAGGCGATGGCGAATTATGCTTATGAAAAAGGGATCAAAAAAGAAGATGTTATTTTAGAGGATCGCTCGACTACAACGTATGAAAATATTGCTTTTTCACGGCGTCTGATGAAACCAAATAGTAGCTTTGCGATCGCAACAAATTCATTCCATGTTTATCGCGCTTTAGTGATCGCTAAGCGTCAAGGTCTAAAATGTATCGGCTTTGGTGCTAAAACAAAGTGGTATTTCACGTTAAATGCCTTTATCCGTGAATTTATCGCTTATTTAAAGATCACGTATAAATTACAATTAACAGTCGTTGTTTCGTTGGGTGTTATCTATATGCTCTTAGCAGCGTTGAAAATTTAAACTAAAACCCCCTAAGTTAGATCCTTTTGTCCAACTTAGGGGGTTCACTTCATGGCTTTAATGAAGTCAAGTGGTTTTTTAGTTTAAAGTAATTTTGTCCCATGAACGGCAGAAACACCAAGTTCAGTTGCGATCTGTTCAGCATTTTTGCTTGTGAGACCGCCACCAGGTAAGATCGTGATCCGTCCGTCAGCATAGGCGATGAGCTCTTTTAAGTGTGAAAGATTTGCTTCGATCGGGGTCGAAAGGGGGCCGCCGTGAGTAAGGATCCGACTAAAACCTTGTTCGATCGCCCAATCGATCGCTTCTTTTTGGTGTTTGAAGTCAAGTTCATCAAATGCCATATTGAAAACAAGCTCCATACCGCCAGCAGCCGCGATCAAATTCTCTAACGCATCGTAGTCGAGCTCATTATCTGCTGTTAAAGCGCCGATACAGACAGCATCGGCTCCAAGTGCTTGAGCTTCTAAAATATCGGCTTCTATGATCTTTAATTCGATGTCATTATAGACAAAATCGCCTCCGCGAGCTCGGATCAAAAAAACTAGTGGGATCTTTTTTTCGTGTGTATATTTGATCGCTTTTGCCATCACACCTTTGCTGACAGTCGTTCCCCCTACGGCTAAATTATCACAGATCTCGATCCGATCAGCGCCGTTTAAAACAGCTTTAGGTAGATCAGTATAGTTTTCTAAACAAATTTCTTTATAAAGCAAATTTAAATTCCTTTCTATGCAACAAAGTAGACACAGACTCCTTCAGGTAAAGGAATATCATTTTTTAAGCATGTCAACATGCCGGTTTCTAAGTCGCGTGAGTATAAAACAGCGTTATCTGTTTCTTGGTTAGCTAAGACAAGGTATTTTTCAGTCAAGTCTAAAGCAAAGTCGCGCGGAAAATGGCCTTCACTTGAGATCAGTTGAGTCAAGACAACTTTATCTGCTTGAGCCTCAAAAACAGCAAGCGAGTCGTGACCACGGTTGGAAATATAAATAAAACGGCCATCTTTTGAAAGTTTGATCGCAGCAGCACCGTTGTGTTTTGTCCAATCAGCTGGGATCGTAGCTACAGTTTCTCGTAACTTGAAGGTCCCGCTTGTTTGATCATAATCAAGGACTGCTAATTGACTGGAGAGTTCGCCGACAAGATAAGCTGTTTTTTTGTCAGGTGCAAAGGCAAGGTGTCTAGGGCCAAATCCAGCTTCAGTTTCAAAAATAGAGTGCTGTGTTAGTTTTCCGTCTTCAGAAACATCGTAAAGTGTGACTGTATCGCTTCCAAGATCAACAACTGCTAAGCGTCCATCAGGGGTTAGATCAGTATAATGAACATGCGCGCTTGTTTGTTCAGGGCGCGGGCCATTGCCTGTTTGCGTCACTTTATCGCATAAAGTCAAAGTTTGATCTGCGTTTAAACGATAGACTGCGACGGTCCCTAGGTGGTAATTAGCTGTATAAATGAGTTGTCTAGGTGCATCAAAAGCGACATAACAAGGATTAGGGCCATCTTCTAAAGCATCATCTAATAGCGTATAGGCTTCATCTTGTAATGCGTAAGCACTGATCCCACCTAAAGATCCCTCTTTGGCGATGGTGAGCAGAGTTTTAGCTGGTGTTGTAGTTAGATAAGTAGGGTTTTCGATCGAGACAACATGTTTTGGCTTTGAAAGTGTTTGGAGTTCAGTATCTAAAGTAGCTTGGTAGATCCCTTGACTACTCTTTTTAGTATAAGTACCAAATAAAATTTCTTCTTTCACAAGGCTACACCGCTATATCTAAAGTATCGATATAGTTTTTCCTTTCTTGACTAGATCTAAAAGCATCAAAAGAGAACGACACTTTAGCTATATTTTAACATTTTTATCGTTGATTAGCGATCCAGCGCATCTTTTACGTGTGAGCAACTTTTAGCAAAAATTTTAGAAGTAGTGAGTCGAGCTGATTTTTTTAATGGAATTGGGGTATAATGGAAAGGTGAGTAAGATCAGTTTGATCTTCAAATACAGTTTAAATGATAAGTGAGGTTTTATACGGATGATCAAAAGTGAAATTATGGCTATCGGTCCAGAAGCAGTCTCAGCAAAAGAACCAATGTTGATCTTATTTGATGAGACAGCGTCAGAGCGTTTACGCGAAGTATCTGTGATCCAACGTTTTGAAAATGATGCTACTAAAAATTACGATCTTCAAGTCGGTTCAAAGATCCAGATCGACGCAAAAGAGTATACAGTCAAATATTTAGGTGAACTCGTCGAAAGTAATTTGACTTCGATCGGCCATACGGTCTTTAATTTTAAGGAACTTCCAAGTAAAGATCATTTGCAAGAAAATGTGATCTATTTAGAGCCACATGTATTGCCTCAGATCAAGGTCGGTAGCCAGATCATTTATGGTCATTAAAAAACAAGCTTCCTAAAGCTAGATCTGATCTGAGACCCGTCAAGTGAACAACTAAATAATTAAAATTCTAGGCAGCCTGATTCCGGTATTCTTCTGGAGTCAGGCTGTTTAGTTTTATTTGGTAACGTTGGGTATTGTAGAACTTGATATAGTTTTCGATCATTTCTACAAGTTCTCCATATGTTTCACATTTTAGCCAATAATAACATTCTGTCTTGAAATGACTCCAAAAACTTTCCATTGGTGCGTTATCGATACATTTCCCCACTCGAGACATACTTCTTGTAACACCATGCCTTGAGGTCAACCGAAGATATTCCTTTGAAGTATATTGAAATCCACGATCACTGTGAAGAAGTAGATTAGCTTCATTTAAATGCGTGAATGCTTTTTCTAAAGTCTTCATGACAAGCCGATTATCATTTCTTTTACTAATTTCAAAACTTATGATAGATCCATCGTATAGATCTTTGATCGCACTTAAATAAGCTTTTTGTCCTAAGCCATATTCTAAATAAGTGACATCAGTCACCCACTTTTGATTAGGTCTAGTAGCGGAAAAATCACGACCTAAAGTATTTTCTTCGTAGTTTAAATGTTCTGAACGAGTACAACCTCGGCGTTTGCGACGAATTACTGAATATAAACCAAGGACTCTCATTAAGCGACGAATACGTTTGAAGTTATATTGTTTTTGATACTTTCGATTGATAAGAAGAGTCATTCTTCTAGAACCGTAAATTCCATTTAAAGCATGAAATTCTTTTTTTATGATCTCACTTAACCATTCATTTTCCAAAGTACATTGTGATTTTGGAGCAGTTAAATAACGATAATACCCTGAGCGCGATACATTTAAGATCGCACAAAGGATCCAGAGTTCAATTTGTGGAAACTCTTTAAGAACTTCCTGAATAGCTTTAAAACGCAGATTTTTAGGTATAAAGCTTATCTCCTCCTTTCGAGTTCGTCCAATTTTTTTAAAACGATATTTTCTGCTTCTAGATATTTATTACGTTCTTTCAAACGTAGGATCTCAAGCTTGAGACGCTCAGTTTCAGAAAGAGTCTTATAATCACGATCTTTAACTGTTTTACCACGATTATCGTATAATGCCTTTTCGCCATCTACTTCAAACTTTTTGACCCAATTATAGACTTGGGAATAAGAAACATTATATTTATCGATCGCTTTGTGATAATTCTTATTATTAGCAAGTGTATACTGAACTATTTCGAGCCGTTCCTTAAAAGTAGTTTTACGTCCATGTTTCATTCTATTACGACCTCCAATGGTAGCTTTAAAGCCTTTTCCATTAGTATACAAGTTGATCCATTTACGTAAAACCGAAACACTCGAAATATTGTATTTATCACAAATTTTCTTTGGTGAACGTCCATTTTCTAAATATTCTAGAACCGCAGTTGTTTTTAATTCAACTGAATATTCTTTCCAGGTTCTAGACTCTTTTAAGCCATCTAAACCGCCAGCTTTGTATTTTCTGATCCAATTATCAAATGTATTTTTAGAAATGGTATATTTCCGGCAGATAAAGTACTTACTATATTGTCCACTAAGATACTCGGAGACTGCCTGGTATCTTTCTTCAAGTGTATGTTTAGTAGTTCTTCTAGACATAAAAAATCCCCCTAGAGTGATCACAGAATCTTTATTATTTCCGTGTCCACTCTAGGGGAATCATATCAATCCAGCTTTAGGAAGCTATTTTTTTAATATTGGTCGCCGTTGAAGATCGAGTTTTTAACGATCACGTAATCAACTTTACGTAAAGCTTCAAGATCACGACCGCCAGCATAAGATACTGAAGATTGGAGATCTTCTTGCATCTCACGTAAAGTATCAGCGATATGCCCGCGATATGGGACAAGTAATTTTTTACCTTCAACGTTTTTATATTCACCTTTTTGGTACTGTGAAGCTGAACCAAAATAAGTTTTATATTTCTTACCGTCTTGTTCGATCACTTCGCCTGGTGTTTCAGCATGGCCTGCAAACATCGAACCGATCATGCACATCGAAGCGCCAAACCGAACTGATTTAGCGATATCACCATTAGTTCTGATCCCGCCATCAGCGACGATCGGTTTACTTGCTGCTTTGGCACATAGACGCAAAGCGGCCAATTGCCAGCCCCCAGTGCCAAAGCCTGTTTTGATCTTTGTGATACAGGCCTTTCCTGGACCGATCCCGACTTTAGTTGCATCGGCGCCAGCATTTTCAAGCTCGCGGACTCCTTCAGGGGTCCCAACATTACCAGCAATAACAAAAGCACCTGGAAGTTGTTTTTTGATGTGTTTGATCATTTCGATCACAGTGTCAGCATGACCATGAGCGATATCGATCGTGATATACTCAGGAGTCAATCTTTCTTTTGCCAGTTCATTGATCAGTTGATATTCTTGTGGCTTGACACCAACTGAGATCGAAGCAAATAGACCGCGGTCATGCATTTTTTTGACAAAAGGTAAACGCTCTTCTTCGTCAAAACGATGCATGATATAGAAGTAACCATTTTGAGCAAGCCAAATAGCTAGATTTTCATCGATCACGGTCTGCATATTTGCAGGTACGACTGGGATGTTAAAAGTCATCGGTCCAAATTTGATACGCGTATCGATCTCTTGCCGACTTTTAACGATACATTTATTTGGAACTAACTGAATATCTTCATAATCAAATACTGGCATGTTATTATACCCCTTATCTAAAACTGTGATTATTCGTAAAAAAATACTTTGCTCGTCTGAGCAAAGTTAAATATAACTTATTAGTCAAAGTAAGTCAAATAGAATTATTCGTTTTTGTTAGTAAAGTTCGGATTTTGCTCAAAAAATAAAGCTTTGAAAAAGTGAGCAGTTTTACAAGTATTTGAAATCACGCTACAATAAATCAGAAAGTGAGGGACGAAAATGGCGAAGAAAACAAAAGAGAAGAAGACAAATGAAGAGCGGATCCTTGATCAACACCAGATCGCATATACAGAAAATACTTTTGATTGGATCAAACAAGGAGCAGGTGCTTTAAACGAAGCTAAAGCGCAAGGGGTCGAACCTAAAAGCATTTTAAAGACGATCGTTTTGCAAGCTAATAAAGATCCTAAAGATTACGTCGTGATCTGTTTGCCACTTGAATATGAGATCGATCTCAAAGTTTCAGCTCGTGAACTTGGCAAAAAGCAATTGCATCTAGCTGATAACAAAAAATTGATCAATATCACCGGATATATCCATGGAGCTAATACACCGATCGGGATCAGTGCACGGAAAGGTTTTCCGATCTATTTTGACGAACGGATCAAAGGATTAGAAGAAGTTTCGGTCTCGGCTGGAAAGGTCGGTCGTTCGGTTCGGTTGAAACAAGTTGATCTTGTTAGACTGGTCAAAGGAAGTTATATCAAAGTAACAAAATAAGGATGGTTTTTATGAAAAAGATCGAACGTGGTGCTAATTATGTAGCTGAGAATTTAGAGCTGTTTAGCTGTCCAGTTTGTCAAAGTCGGTTTGAACATGTAGAGCTACATAGTGTTTTTTGTGAACAAAACCATCAATTTGATCTGTCGAAAAAAGGTACGCTATATTTATTGAAACATGGTGTCACAAGTGATTATGATGATGATCGTTTATGGCAAGCACGCCGAAAATGTCTGCAAGCCGGACTTTTTGATCCGATCATTTCAGAACTACAAGCTAAGATCCCCGCTAAAGGGCAAAAGATCCTAGATATCGGTTGTGGTGAAGGAACGCCTTTACAGCGACTCGAACATTTACGAACTGAACCAAATGATCGCTATCTTGGGTTTGACATTTCAAAACGCGCGATCAATTTGGCGACGCAACAAGAGACTAACGCTTTCTTTTGTATCGCAGATCTAGCAGCCTTACCGTTTGCGACTGAGGCTTTTGATCAGTTGATCGATATTTTTTCACCCTCAGCTTATCAAGAATTTTCACGTGTTTTGAAACCTGGGGGACAGCTTTTAAAAGTCATTCCTAATGCAGATTATTTAGGTGAATTACGCCGAGCTCTTTACCCTAAAGAAACAAAAAATCATGCTTATTCTAATGCCAGTGTGGTAGCGTTATTTGAAAAGCATTTTCCAAAAATGGAAAAGCAACGGATCAAATATCATTTTGCACTTGATCCTGAATTATTTTCAGCACTTTTACAAATGACGCCGTTACAATGGGGTGCTTCAAAAGAACGGCGAGCTCAAGTACTTTCTGAGCCACTAGATCAGATCACGGTTGATGTCACTTTGTTATGCGCCCAAAAATAATTTTGAAAAAGCATTGAAAATAGATCTTTTTAGTGCTATGATATTCAATAAGAAATCGGTTATGAGCAATTAACGGAACTGGCGTTAGTTGCTATGTGATTGTACTTCATTAACGTAACTGTTCGCCGTGCCCACACCGAACAGTTACGCTTTTTTTATGTAAATAAAATTTGAATGAAAGAAGAAAAAAGATGGCTAATCATATCGTATTATTTGAACCTTTGATGCCAGCCAACACAGGTAACATTGCCCGAACATGCGCTGGAACAAATACTGAATTGCATTTGATCGAACCATTAGGCTTTTCGACAGACGATAAATACTTGAAACGCGCTGGGCTTGATTATTGGGATAAAGTTAAAATCACCTATCATCCTAATTTACCAGCATTTTTAGCGACCTTACCTAAAGAGGCTAAGTTACATGTCGTTTCGAAGTTTGCTGACCATGCCTATACGGAAGTTGATTATGCTACGAATACAGATCATTACTTCCTTTTTGGAAAAGAGACGACGGGTCTGCCTGAGATGTTTATGCGTCAAAATAAAGAAAAATGTATTCGGATCCCTCAAAACGATGAGCATATCCGAGCTCTCAACTTATCGAATACAGCCGCGATCGTAGTGTATGAGGCTTTACGTCAACAAGGTTTCCCATGTCTTGAAAAAACACATACGTATGAAAATGACAAGTTAAAATAAAAGAGGTTTTAAGGCTATCATAGTCTTAAAACCTCTTTATAGTTTAAGGTGAGATCAGTTAGTCACATAGACTTCTTTAAAGTTATTGATCAGACCGGCAGTATTTTGGACCATATCGTGGACGTTTGGACGGAGTAATTCAGGATCGCTCTCTTGGATCAAAGGCACGACCGGTTGATCTTCGTTCAATAATTTGGCAGCTTTGACCATGTCGGCAAAACGTTTTTCAGTGTTGAGTGCGTCAGTCGTCTTTGCAGCCGTCACAAGGTCGTTATATTCAGCGTTGTCATAGTGCCCCATATTAGTGAAGTTTGTCCGTGTTTCAACGTCTAAGAAATTGATCGGATCAGCAAAGTCAGCTAGCCAACCAGTCAATTGGGCGTCGAAGTTACCTTTGGAAGCTTGTTCGATGATCACTTTACCAGGGATGTTTCTAGTTACGACTTTAACTTCTGGTAAAGTTTCTTCGATCTGACTTTGGATGAATTCTGTTTCTTTTTTAGCAACATCTCCATCGCGGCCGAGTAAAGTAAATTCAAAGTGATCTTCACCTAATTCGTTTAGCCCTTCTTTGAGTAATTTCTTAGCTAATTTTTTGTTTGTAGTTACACCGACTTTAGTAGCGGCTAGATCAGCAAAATCTTTGCCGTTATAACTTGCAAGGTCACGTGGGACAAAGTTTGTCAATGGTAGCGAGCCACCTCCAGCAACTGTTTGGGCAAATTGTTTTCGATCGATCGCATAAGCTAGAGCTTGCCGGATCTTTTTGTTTTTGAATTCTTTTTTCTCTAAGTTATACTCCATGTAGGTCGTTCGTGCTATGCGCAGTGCTTTATAACCAGGAGTGCCTTTTAATTGCTTAGCTTGTTCGGCTGTTAGTTTGGTGAAGTCGACTTTATTAGCTTGATATAAGCTATAGCTAGTTGTTAAGCTCTTGTCGACTTTGAAGTTGATCGTTTGCATCTTAACGTGCTTTTTATCCCAGTAATTGTTATTTTTAACGAATTTCCAGCTTAGATTTGAACCTGTCCAACCTTTAAGTAAGAATGGACCATTATAAACGATCTTATCTGCTGAAGAACCATACTGTTTACCATATTTTTCGACTACTTTTTGATTTTGTGGGAAAAAGCGCGCATCACCCATCAAAAGTTTAAAATACGGGGTCTGTTGTTCAAGTTCAACGACTAGTTCATGATCGCCGTTAGCTTTGACGCCTAAAGTTTCAGGTGCCATCTTCCCTGCGATGATCGCATCGGCGTTTTTGATCCCGCTATATAAGTAAGAACCAGGAGCAGAATTTTTAGGATCGACGGTCCGGCGCCAAGCATAGACGAAATCATGGGCAGTAACTGGATCACCATTTGACCATTTGGAGTCGCGCAAAGTCAGCGTGTAAGTCAAGCCGTCTTTTGAAACTTTAGTTTTAGTAGCGAGGCCTGGTTCGGCGTGATTATTTTTGATCCGAAAGAGGCCTTCCATGACGTTATTGATCATTTCCGCACTTGTCATCTCAGGTACAGTTGTCGAATCAAGTGTGGCGATCTCGCTTTGAAGTGACCAGTTCAAAACTTGTTTTTCTGCTGGTTTGTTTGATGCTTGTGAAGATCTATCATGACCACAAGCGCTTAAGGTCAGAGTTGCAACGAGCAGTGTTCCGCTAGTTGCAAGTAATTTTTTTAAATGCATAGTTATATCCCCCTTGTAAAATTATAAGTGACCCCATAAATTAAAAATATTTTTTAATTTATGTTATTATATTTTATAAAAATTATAATTTCAAGGTAATTATTTTATTTTTCTCAAAAATGTTTTACACTATAATATTTGATATAAAAGTATTTATCTTAATTTATTATTTATGATAAAACTAAGAAAATGATTATTTTTGTTTAAAATAGTATCGATGGGGATATGATATAATTAATTTTTAAGCAATAATTTCACAGAAAAAGAAGGGGTAGTGTTGACAAAGAAAAAAACAAAGAGAACGCCACAGACTAAAAAACGCTCTTCAAAAAAAAGAAAGCAATTTAAAATGACCTGGCGGATGACAGGGTTATTGGTTGGGCTAGGCGCGATCCTAAGTCTTTTTGATCTAGGTTTTTTAGGCGGACTTTTTTCAAATTTGCTCCGTTTAGTTGTGGGAAATACTTATCAATTTGGAGCCCTTCTTTTAGGGGCTTTAGGCTGTTATTGGTTGCTTTTTGACCGGCAGCCTAAACTTCGTGCGAGTTATTTAGTGGGTGGAGCTTTGCTTTATTTAGGGGTCTTACTTTGGATCAGTGCTGCATCATTTCAAAAGTTAGCGATCCATACTGGTTTTAGTGGGGCTTTTTTTGAAAGAGCAGGGCATGACCTAGTAGCTGGAACATTGAATGAAGACTTAGCTGGCGGGATCATTGGGGTCGTAAGCTATAGTTTGACATATTTTTTGACAGGACAGATCGGGTCGTATTTGATAGCTTTTATATTATGTGGACTAGGATTGTTATTTATTTGTCAAATATCATTTGGAACGATCGTTGAAAATCTAGGGCAACTTTTAAAGACTATAGGGACTAAACTCAAAAGCGTCGCTCAAAGAGCATATGCTGAGCTAGTTCAAACTAAAACTAAAAAAGAACCAGTTGCTCCTCTAGTCAAAGAGCCAACAGTTGGTGCAAAAGAACAGTCAAATATCGCTGATCCAGTGACACCTGAGATCCCCGAGATCCCGATCTCTGCTAAAATGCCAGTCACGCCGTCTGCTTCACCTGCGCCGAAAAAGAAGCGAAAAGTTGGCGATCTTAACTATGAACTTCCAAGTTTAGAACTTTTACGAGAAGCACCGTTGCCAGATCAGAGTGGTGAAAAGCAAAAGATCGCCGAAAATCAAGTCGTGTTGACTGAGACTTTAAAGAGCTTTGGTGTCCAAGCTGAACTGAAAAATATCATTTTAGGTCCAGCAGTGACAAAATATGAATTACATCCAGCGATCGGTGTCAAAGTTTCAAAGTTTGTCAGTTTGGCTGATGACCTAGCGTTAGCGCTAGCAGCAAAAGATATTCGGATCGAAGCGCCGATCCCTGGAAAAGCTTTAGTTGGGATCGAAGTGCCGAATCAAACAGTGGCGATGGTCTCATTTAAAGAGTTGATGCAAGAATTCAGTCAAGGAGAACATGAACCTTTAGAAGTACCACTAGGACGAGATATCTCAAATGGTTTGATCACAGCCGACCTAGCTAAAATGCCACATCTTTTGATCGCTGGTTCAACAGGAAGTGGGAAATCTGTAGCGATCAATGTGATCTTAACTAGTTTATTGCTGAATTGTGCTCCGACAGATGTCAAACTGGTTTTGATCGATCCTAAAAAAGTCGAACTTG
This window of the Ligilactobacillus faecis genome carries:
- a CDS encoding GMP reductase, whose product is MPVFDYEDIQLVPNKCIVKSRQEIDTRIKFGPMTFNIPVVPANMQTVIDENLAIWLAQNGYFYIMHRFDEEERLPFVKKMHDRGLFASISVGVKPQEYQLINELAKERLTPEYITIDIAHGHADTVIEMIKHIKKQLPGAFVIAGNVGTPEGVRELENAGADATKVGIGPGKACITKIKTGFGTGGWQLAALRLCAKAASKPIVADGGIRTNGDIAKSVRFGASMCMIGSMFAGHAETPGEVIEQDGKKYKTYFGSASQYQKGEYKNVEGKKLLVPYRGHIADTLREMQEDLQSSVSYAGGRDLEALRKVDYVIVKNSIFNGDQY
- a CDS encoding lactonase family protein, with translation MKEEILFGTYTKKSSQGIYQATLDTELQTLSKPKHVVSIENPTYLTTTPAKTLLTIAKEGSLGGISAYALQDEAYTLLDDALEDGPNPCYVAFDAPRQLIYTANYHLGTVAVYRLNADQTLTLCDKVTQTGNGPRPEQTSAHVHYTDLTPDGRLAVVDLGSDTVTLYDVSEDGKLTQHSIFETEAGFGPRHLAFAPDKKTAYLVGELSSQLAVLDYDQTSGTFKLRETVATIPADWTKHNGAAAIKLSKDGRFIYISNRGHDSLAVFEAQADKVVLTQLISSEGHFPRDFALDLTEKYLVLANQETDNAVLYSRDLETGMLTCLKNDIPLPEGVCVYFVA
- a CDS encoding YbaK/EbsC family protein — encoded protein: MAKKTKEKKTNEERILDQHQIAYTENTFDWIKQGAGALNEAKAQGVEPKSILKTIVLQANKDPKDYVVICLPLEYEIDLKVSARELGKKQLHLADNKKLINITGYIHGANTPIGISARKGFPIYFDERIKGLEEVSVSAGKVGRSVRLKQVDLVRLVKGSYIKVTK
- the mgtE gene encoding magnesium transporter, whose translation is MAENLVKSHKEEQIIQLLNSQRARQFREAYLDLHVYEQAQIFTELNKQQRARLYRYLTANEVGDMFDAIEDEPEEVVKYFEEMTPQYAANVIDEMYTDNAVDILAHVPKKDLASYLRLIPQEKAAEIREMLHYEDKTAGAIMSTEYVEILGNQTVRSAMHVVKREASDAETIYYVYVVSAENKLLGVLTLRDLLINADDVMITDIMTTPVMSVKVSDDQAEVAQTIRDYNFLAIPVTDYEGKLIGIINVDDIIDVIDEESAEDYSGLAAVDTEEDSDNPLKAAANRLPWLIVLLLLGMSTTTLISHYEGMISQASILAIFVTSITGTAGNAGTQSLAVAVRRLASRDENQPSVYRQFLIELLTGLVTGLVTGLAIFLIVGFWKQNFLLGFVIGMAMMCAITVANLAGSFIPNLMDKIGVDPAVASGPFISTLSDLTSVLIYFNIAKLFMRFFMGQ
- a CDS encoding PTS glucitol/sorbitol transporter subunit IIA, producing MIKSEIMAIGPEAVSAKEPMLILFDETASERLREVSVIQRFENDATKNYDLQVGSKIQIDAKEYTVKYLGELVESNLTSIGHTVFNFKELPSKDHLQENVIYLEPHVLPQIKVGSQIIYGH
- a CDS encoding YdcF family protein → MVHERRSLLAGASFTACLFSSALLAVAIAFQYSQFISEQRWLVFLLAVLIVIVVFCGMIWPFALIVVFFYNGIKMVLKEGTNLRNLLSLGFGVLIIAYLFIWPFVGHLSDKTIWRYTYAYLGTLALYLIAIMLMYTVTLVLNLINLRPKKLDYIVVLGAGLNGKKVSPLLGARIDRALEIYHRYPGIKLIMSGGQGADEVISEAEAMANYAYEKGIKKEDVILEDRSTTTYENIAFSRRLMKPNSSFAIATNSFHVYRALVIAKRQGLKCIGFGAKTKWYFTLNAFIREFIAYLKITYKLQLTVVVSLGVIYMLLAALKI
- a CDS encoding methyltransferase domain-containing protein is translated as MKKIERGANYVAENLELFSCPVCQSRFEHVELHSVFCEQNHQFDLSKKGTLYLLKHGVTSDYDDDRLWQARRKCLQAGLFDPIISELQAKIPAKGQKILDIGCGEGTPLQRLEHLRTEPNDRYLGFDISKRAINLATQQETNAFFCIADLAALPFATEAFDQLIDIFSPSAYQEFSRVLKPGGQLLKVIPNADYLGELRRALYPKETKNHAYSNASVVALFEKHFPKMEKQRIKYHFALDPELFSALLQMTPLQWGASKERRAQVLSEPLDQITVDVTLLCAQK
- a CDS encoding copper homeostasis protein CutC translates to MLYKEICLENYTDLPKAVLNGADRIEICDNLAVGGTTVSKGVMAKAIKYTHEKKIPLVFLIRARGGDFVYNDIELKIIEADILEAQALGADAVCIGALTADNELDYDALENLIAAAGGMELVFNMAFDELDFKHQKEAIDWAIEQGFSRILTHGGPLSTPIEANLSHLKELIAYADGRITILPGGGLTSKNAEQIATELGVSAVHGTKLL